A region from the Ptychodera flava strain L36383 chromosome 10, AS_Pfla_20210202, whole genome shotgun sequence genome encodes:
- the LOC139142330 gene encoding galactosylceramide sulfotransferase-like, translating to MQQMAFKSKILKFLNKKQVMLSVLASLVSGFLFFSLYVENNSTFRQLMPLPSNRSRQPSPRAVISTESFCHPVKNIVYIKTHKTGSTTLATILYRFGYHRNLSFLFTAKQPLGHFRQVPITLKSLPGMYPPIGVRQGDYENYKFNISAGHVIYRNRSILDFLIYEQPIYITIIREPVQQFISHFSFFRFDRRFMKKANISAKGQFAYITEFLNQPLKYAIANRNINYYITDRNPQSFDLGLPLREMDNPIFISDFIARIEADFDLVLITEYLDESLILMKKQFCWNMNDILYFKMNVRHSEPTEIPENLKMKLLQWNNADVYLYKHFNRTLWRKIQSYGPTFYTDLRDFQKRLEELRNECIEGQNRVKSRYYNVLKANSSDLCKDVNKNLSTYFKQIAGRQKVTSKQRNSTVNSENITFH from the exons ATGCAACAAATGGCGTTTAAGTCGAAGATTCTGAAATTCTTGAATAAG aaaCAAGTAATGTTATCAGTATTAGCAAGCCTTGTTTCGGGCTTTCTATTCTTCAGCTTGTATGTAGAAAACAACTCAACCTTTCGTCAGCTGATGCCGTTACCTTCCAACAGATCAAG ACAACCTTCACCTCGTGCTGTCATTTCGACTGAAAGTTTCTGCCATCCTGTGAAGAACATAGTTTATATCAAGACTCATAAAACCGGAAGCACTACATTGGCTACCATTTTGTATCGGTTTGGTTACCATAGGAACTTGTCATTCCTGTTTACCGCCAAACAACCACTGGGCCATTTCAGACAAGTACCCATAACATTGAAGTCGTTGCCCGGCATGTATCCGCCAATTGGTGTTCGTCAGGGTGACTACGAGAATTATAAATTCAACATATCCGCAGGTCACGTGATTTATCGTAATAGATCTATTTTAGATTTTCTCATTTATGAACAACCAATATATATCACAATTATCCGAGAACCAGTCCAGCAATTTATATCACATTTTAGTTTCTTTCGCTTTGATCGCAGATTCATGAAGAAAGCTAATATTTCAGCAAAGGggcaatttgcatatataaccGAATTTCTCAATCAACCTTTAAAATACGCTATCGCAAacagaaatataaattattacATAACGGACAGAAACCCGCAAAGTTTTGACCTTGGTTTGCCTCTAAGAGAAATGGACAACCCAATATTTATCAGTGATTTTATTGCTAGAATAGAGGCAGATTTTGATCTTGTGTTGATAACGGAATACCTGGACGAGTCTCTTATACTTATGAAAAAACAATTTTGCTGGAATATGAACGACATTTTATACTTTAAGATGAATGTTCGTCACTCTGAGCCGACTGAAATACCTGAGAATCTGAAGATGAAGCTGCTTCAGTGGAACAACGCTGACGTGTACTTATATAAGCACTTCAATCGAACTTTGTGGCGAAAAATACAGTCGTATGGCCCAACATTCTATACAGATCTACGCGACTTTCAAAAGCGTTTGGAAGAATTGAGAAATGAATGTATTGAAGGACAGAATCGAGTGAAATCTAGATATTACAACGTGTTAAAAGCAAATTCTAGTGATCTCTGCAAAGATGTGAACAAGAATTTATCGACATACTTTAAGCAGATAGCTGGAAGGCAAAAAGTGACgtcaaaacaaagaaattcTACGGTGAATTCCGAGAACATAACCTTTCATTAG